From Aspergillus chevalieri M1 DNA, chromosome 4, nearly complete sequence, a single genomic window includes:
- a CDS encoding transcription factor IIF subunit TFG1 (COG:K;~EggNog:ENOG410PJN7;~InterPro:IPR008851,IPR011039;~PFAM:PF05793;~go_component: GO:0005634 - nucleus [Evidence IEA];~go_function: GO:0003677 - DNA binding [Evidence IEA];~go_process: GO:0006367 - transcription initiation from RNA polymerase II promoter [Evidence IEA];~go_process: GO:0032968 - positive regulation of transcription elongation from RNA polymerase II promoter [Evidence IEA]) yields MSAPTNQSDNRLPTGPNGARPMKIRRPKMADPLVRPKKKPASRPAAPTPSVHATASKSLPPRPAAQPIASVPARDDLSTNGFSGPLLSETYVDYPLVTTKRALREGLKHHVARFASKKNIDPRDESQFTRPVRLQRRDPRAKTHATNEEKSQNSEKFLDSQQMDEAEREELEAKKAAREKERAENLAQIAPSAGSAPKRANIPKQKTQQVYKAEMTPEEIARTRIKYEEALPWHLEDFDNKNTWVGNYEAALSETHAIFVLENTGKMRMIPVEKWYKFNVKNQFKALTIEEAEKFMAKKIKDPRWFMEKQQEQAEKKELESFAKQRKVYAGKQSTPGGGEGLEADEMDFEEDRFADDEEHDDLFNEDEEAKTAEKRIKQDQLKANVFDLKDERDYEEEERRERKEKEARRVQGKGVRKALKKREKNYDYSSGSDVNPYSDDESSDESEEERAKEEERKAEEERNKKESSTKGGSTPSGRPKHTNPLKKGTATQPRKRLGSPNASDASGTDTSRKNTKSKHPSTKQPTPQPGSRPLSPAAPSSAPAGKKRVRNVPGGGAGSISDVDGGAASGGEMSESGKAKKLKLNPPTAASQTGTPQGSRAASPTAIGSRGFTGSRASSPEGGVPMRGQTRVSTPVPSGNQGFPTPVEIHAAIPASGILSSDLLKIFRPRIGESKENHRRFIAIVKDVSVYGKEDRLLRPGSLRDN; encoded by the exons ATGTCTGCGCCTACAAATCAGTCGGACAATCGGCTTCCAACAGGTCCAAATGGAGCTCGTCCGATGAAGATACGGCGTCCAAAGATGGCCGACCCGTTAGTGCGACCGAAGAAAAAACCTGCGTCAAGACCAGCTGCTCCTACGCCATCGGTACATGCAACAGCTTCCAAATCGTTGCCACCCCGGCCCGCTGCCCAGCCAATCGCTTCAGTTCCTGCGAGAGACGACTTGTCAACGAACGGCTTCAGTGGTCCTTTACTATCTGAAACGTATGTGGACTATCCATTAGTGACAACAAAGCGAGCGTTGCGCGAAGGTTTGAAACACCATGTCGCGAGGTTTGCTTCGAAGAAAAACATAGATCCTCGAGATGAATCGCAGTTCACTCGTCCCGTACGACTTCAGCGTCGGGATCCTCGTGCCAAAACCCATGCAACGAACGAAGAGAAGTCTCAAAACTCCGAGAAGTTTCTAGACTCTCAACAAATGGACGAAGCAGAACGTGAAGAGTTGGAGGCCAAAAAAGCTGCTCGCGAGAAGGAACGCGCCGAGAACCTTGCCCAGATTGCCCCATCTGCCGGATCAGCACCGAAGCGGGCGAATATACCGAAACAGAAGACCCAGCAGGTTTACAAGGCAGAGATGACACCCGAAGAAATTGCCAGAACGCGGATCAAATACGAGGAAGCTTTGCCCTGGCATCTGGAGGACTTTGATAACAAGAACACCTGGGTAGGGAACTACGAGGCCGCTCTGTCAGAGACACACGCGATATTCGTACTTGAGAACACAGGAAAGATGAGAATGATTCCAGTGGAGAAATGGTACAAGTTTAATGTCAAAAACCAATTCAAGGCGTTAACGATCGAGGAGGCCGAGAAGTTTATGGCGAAGAAAATCAAGGATCCGCGATGGTTCATGGAAAAGCAACAAGAACaggcagaaaagaaagaactgGAAAGCTTTGCAAAACAGCGTAAAGTTTACGCCGGAAAGCAGAGCACTCCAGGTGGTGGGGAAGGCCTGGAAGCAGATGAAATGGATTTTGAGGAGGATAGGTTTGCGGACGACGAAGAGCATGATGATCTCTTTaatgaagacgaggaggCAAAGACAGCCGAGAAGCGGATCAAGCAGGATCAGTTGAAGGCCAACGTCTTCGATCTCAAAGATGAGAGGGACtacgaagaggaggagcgtagggagaggaaggaaaaagaggCTAGACGTGTGCAAGGAAAAGGCGTTCGGAAAGCGCTCAaaaagagggagaagaattATGATTATAGTAGTGGTTCCGATGTGAACCCATACTCCGACGATGAg AGCTCTGATGAAAGTGAGGAAGAGCGggcaaaggaagaagaacggaaagctgaagaggaaagaaacaagaaggAATCATCGACCAAGGGCGGTAGCACGCCCTCAGGCCGCCCTAAACATACGAACCCCTTGAAGAAAGGAACAGCCACGCAACCTCGGAAACGATTGGGATCCCCTAATGCTTCGGATGCAAGTGGCACGGATACATCTCGCAAGAACACGAAGAGTAAACACCCTTCGACCAAACAACCTACACCGCAACCGGGTTCTCGCCCACTTTCTCCCGCCGCACCATCTTCCGCACCG GCTGGAAAGAAACGCGTAAGAAATGTACCTGGCGGTGGTGCAGGATCTATCAGCGATGTTGATGGGGGCGCAGCTTCTGGAGGAGAAATGAGCGAGAGTGGGAAGGCGAAGAAGTTAAAACTTAATCCCCCTACAGCCGCTTCTCAGACCGGTACACCCCAAGGGTCCAGAGCAGCCAGTCCAACGGCTATAGGAAGTCGAGGTTTCACGGGCAGTCGTGCTAGTAGCCCCGAGGGAGGAGTGCCGATGAGAG GCCAAACTCGAGTATCTACTCCAGTCCCTTCTGGCAATCAAGGCTTCCCGACACCGGTAGAAATCCATGCTGCCATCCCCGCGTCCGGTATTCTTAGCAGTGACCTGCTAAAGATTTTCCGTCCTCGGATCGGTGAATCCAAGGAAAATCATCGGAGATTCATTGCTATTGTCAAAGACGTGAGTGTCTACGGCAAAGAAGATAGGCTGTTGCGGCCTGGGAGTCTGAGAGACAATTAA